The following nucleotide sequence is from Candidatus Obscuribacterales bacterium.
ATCCAAGCCACGGCGGAGCTGGATCGAGCGGTGCGCGACATGATTGTGGATTCCAGCAACGACGCTACCAGCCTAGTGATGGACATGCTCAGCGGCACCACTAGCGGCCCCGAACTATCTGCTGGGCCGTTTGAAACCTGGAAATATCAGCGCAATATCGTCAACCGCTACCTGCAGTCTCTCAATTGGGAAGAATTCGCCACCATCAACGCCAACCACAAAACCTGGTGTGATGGTGCCTATGGGCGCGAACGGGCGTTTTTGGGCGAGGCCATGGAAAACCGCAATATGTTGACCACGGAGGCTACGGCGCGGTTGGTGCATAGCATTGTCGGGGGGGTGGCGGTGTCGTCGGAGCGATCGCAGGCGATGATGGCGCTGATGAAACGCAGCCTCAATCCAGCCGATCTGGCTGCCGATCCTGAAAATCAGGTGACGGGTTTTCTAGGCGCAGGAGTGCCTCAAGAGGCTTCAGTATGGTCGAAGGCAGGGTTGACCAGCAAGGTACGCCACGATGCCGCCTATATTGAGCTGCCGAATTACTT
It contains:
- a CDS encoding serine hydrolase yields the protein MPFFHKDVVLEQAGDRILDAVWQEFPTLARNQLAMTWVVYDQPVMVNTGGALSPDAFWARSPRGFSYRGVERIYPASVVKLFYLVAVHEWIQQDMIQATAELDRAVRDMIVDSSNDATSLVMDMLSGTTSGPELSAGPFETWKYQRNIVNRYLQSLNWEEFATINANHKTWCDGAYGRERAFLGEAMENRNMLTTEATARLVHSIVGGVAVSSERSQAMMALMKRSLNPADLAADPENQVTGFLGAGVPQEASVWSKAGLTSKVRHDAAYIELPNYLPYQLVVFTEGKEHSNNEAILPFISHQVAQAMQGLSQL